The Sediminispirochaeta smaragdinae DSM 11293 genome has a segment encoding these proteins:
- a CDS encoding bifunctional homocysteine S-methyltransferase/methylenetetrahydrofolate reductase — protein MLKPYLERLADGVLLFDGAVGTMLYEKGVFLNQCFEHVTLTSPEKVSELHREMIAAGAQAVTTNTFGANRLRLDGYGLSELTGKINREAVRLAREAAGKEVYVAGSVGPLGKRVGPVGKIDSEEARSVFREQMEALAEAGIDLFVLETFRNIDELLLAAETAKATAPEIPVQAQYSFRPLRSEQYNNDLTPVFARLQESEHVDVLGINCSTGPAHMLDVILASGGVVSKPISVMPNAGYPRDYEGRQLYMASPDYFAEYALKFLDAGVHVIGGCCGTTPLHIQKMAQAILHLDSSRHKGLSIEVSSKEIERLEPVALEKRSAFGAALAKGEWITTVELVPPMGIDLSKAIAKAKTLGDAGITCVNVPDGPRASSRISTLVTCMEIQRNSGVETIQHICCRDKNLIGIQSELLGAQTAGVHNLLLLTGDPPKVGNFPDATGVFDTDSIGLLSLADSLNQGIDLAGNRLHGQTSFVAGAGANPAAQVLEREVERAWKKAEAGAEYFITQPVFDVELLSTFLDKIKGTGKPVIAGIWPLASYRNALFLHYEVPGISIPADLQERMKKHDTKEGAMEEGILIAREIIAKIRGRVAGVQVSPPFGRLEAALQVIKNQEDI, from the coding sequence ATGTTGAAACCATATCTTGAACGACTTGCCGACGGGGTTCTCCTTTTTGACGGGGCCGTTGGTACCATGCTCTACGAAAAGGGGGTCTTTCTCAACCAATGCTTTGAGCATGTGACCCTTACCTCTCCGGAAAAGGTGTCGGAGCTCCACCGGGAAATGATAGCGGCGGGGGCACAGGCCGTCACCACCAATACCTTCGGAGCAAACAGATTACGGCTTGACGGTTATGGTCTTTCCGAGCTTACCGGGAAAATCAACAGAGAAGCGGTCCGCCTGGCCCGGGAGGCTGCGGGAAAAGAGGTTTACGTTGCTGGTTCGGTAGGGCCCCTGGGCAAACGGGTCGGACCGGTAGGCAAAATCGACAGCGAAGAGGCTCGCAGTGTCTTTCGCGAACAGATGGAGGCCCTTGCCGAGGCGGGGATCGATCTCTTCGTTCTCGAAACCTTTCGAAATATCGACGAGCTGCTCTTGGCCGCCGAAACGGCAAAGGCGACGGCCCCGGAAATCCCGGTGCAGGCGCAATACAGCTTTCGCCCGCTACGAAGTGAGCAGTACAATAACGATCTCACCCCTGTCTTTGCGCGACTCCAGGAATCGGAACATGTCGATGTGCTGGGAATCAATTGCTCAACTGGTCCGGCGCACATGCTCGATGTCATTCTTGCCTCGGGCGGAGTTGTCAGCAAACCGATCTCGGTCATGCCCAATGCAGGCTATCCCAGGGACTATGAGGGCAGACAACTCTACATGGCAAGCCCAGACTACTTTGCCGAGTACGCCTTGAAATTCCTTGATGCAGGGGTACATGTGATCGGTGGATGCTGCGGGACGACGCCCTTGCATATACAGAAGATGGCACAGGCAATTCTCCATCTCGATTCAAGCCGCCATAAGGGTCTTAGCATAGAGGTTTCAAGCAAAGAAATCGAAAGGCTGGAACCGGTGGCATTGGAAAAGCGCAGTGCTTTCGGTGCCGCCCTTGCAAAGGGAGAATGGATTACCACGGTGGAATTGGTTCCCCCCATGGGTATCGACCTTTCAAAGGCCATCGCAAAGGCCAAAACGTTAGGGGATGCAGGTATCACCTGTGTCAATGTACCAGACGGCCCCCGTGCCAGCAGTCGCATCAGTACCCTGGTGACCTGTATGGAAATACAGCGGAACAGCGGGGTGGAAACGATCCAGCATATCTGTTGCCGGGATAAGAATCTCATAGGAATACAGTCCGAACTTCTCGGTGCACAGACGGCCGGTGTACATAATCTTCTTCTCCTTACCGGAGATCCTCCAAAGGTGGGAAACTTTCCCGACGCCACCGGCGTTTTCGATACAGACTCGATAGGCCTACTCAGCCTTGCAGACAGCCTCAATCAGGGGATCGACCTTGCGGGAAATCGCCTGCATGGTCAAACCTCTTTCGTCGCAGGAGCAGGGGCAAATCCCGCCGCCCAGGTCCTGGAGAGGGAGGTTGAACGGGCCTGGAAAAAGGCAGAAGCAGGAGCAGAGTATTTTATTACTCAGCCTGTCTTCGATGTCGAACTGCTTTCAACCTTTCTGGATAAGATCAAGGGAACGGGAAAGCCTGTTATTGCCGGTATATGGCCTCTGGCAAGTTACCGGAACGCCCTCTTCCTCCATTACGAGGTACCCGGTATTTCCATTCCCGCAGATCTTCAGGAACGGATGAAAAAACATGATACAAAAGAAGGGGCGATGGAAGAAGGAATTCTCATCGCCAGGGAAATCATTGCGAAGATACGAGGCCGTGTCGCCGGCGTACAGGTAAGTCCCCCCTTCGGGAGACTCGAAGCCGCGCTACAGGTCATCAAAAATCAGGAGGACATATGA
- the hisE gene encoding phosphoribosyl-ATP diphosphatase, which translates to MVEEVMPLVLIRENGTIADILKTNEKGFGKSIERGEIWHLFPETGRLLPLHEGGASFLSLQRKRKWFEAVVADSYTALDAKLGSDTQQEQREMTAPSNASEGQASGIIGELEFLIAERKRSMPEGSYTTHLFSKGNEKIRKKMGEEAVELLLARKREDIIYEASDLMYHLLVLLADEGIAFSDLEKELARRHVPTEA; encoded by the coding sequence ATGGTTGAAGAAGTGATGCCGCTAGTCCTGATACGAGAAAACGGCACCATAGCGGATATCCTGAAAACGAATGAAAAGGGCTTCGGCAAAAGCATTGAGCGGGGGGAAATTTGGCACCTGTTTCCTGAAACAGGAAGGCTTTTGCCTCTTCATGAGGGAGGGGCTTCCTTTCTCTCGTTACAGCGTAAAAGAAAGTGGTTTGAAGCGGTGGTTGCCGATAGCTATACCGCTCTTGATGCGAAGCTGGGAAGTGACACGCAGCAGGAGCAAAGGGAAATGACGGCTCCATCGAATGCCTCGGAGGGCCAGGCTTCCGGTATCATCGGCGAACTTGAATTCCTTATCGCAGAACGAAAAAGGAGTATGCCTGAAGGCAGTTATACCACCCATCTTTTTTCGAAGGGAAACGAAAAGATCAGGAAAAAAATGGGCGAGGAGGCCGTGGAATTGCTTTTGGCAAGAAAGCGGGAGGATATTATCTACGAGGCATCGGACCTGATGTACCATCTGCTGGTCCTGCTTGCAGACGAAGGGATCGCTTTTTCCGACCTCGAAAAAGAGCTTGCCCGTCGTCATGTTCCCACGGAGGCATGA
- the hisA gene encoding 1-(5-phosphoribosyl)-5-[(5-phosphoribosylamino)methylideneamino]imidazole-4-carboxamide isomerase, whose amino-acid sequence MTIIPAIDLLDGHCVRLYRGDYDRSTVYDTDPLEQAMRFKAAGARRIHLVDLDAARGKGKHNREVIRELCEKVEARFEVGGGIRNDHDVEELTAAGVDRLVIGTAFARDPSIIRRWTERFGKKFIAGIDATDGTAKISGWEEDAGISDVELAAMAAGNGAISIIYTNIKRDGTLSGPDIENSVRIAEASGLPVIISGGIGGEEDFRRIFGNKPEGIAGIIVGKALYEQRFDLKRVLALYQSEVEEAQEEW is encoded by the coding sequence ATGACCATTATTCCCGCCATCGATCTTCTCGACGGCCATTGTGTCCGTCTCTACCGCGGAGACTATGATCGCAGTACCGTCTACGATACTGACCCCCTTGAACAGGCAATGCGTTTCAAGGCGGCAGGGGCCAGAAGGATTCATCTTGTCGATCTGGATGCCGCCCGAGGCAAAGGAAAACACAACAGAGAGGTCATCAGGGAACTCTGTGAAAAGGTCGAGGCCCGTTTTGAGGTTGGAGGCGGTATCAGGAACGACCACGACGTAGAAGAGCTCACAGCCGCCGGAGTCGATCGCCTTGTTATCGGTACAGCCTTTGCAAGAGATCCCTCCATCATCCGTCGCTGGACCGAGCGTTTCGGCAAAAAATTCATCGCAGGTATTGATGCTACCGACGGAACAGCCAAGATTTCCGGTTGGGAAGAGGATGCGGGCATCAGCGATGTTGAATTGGCGGCTATGGCTGCGGGCAATGGTGCGATCTCCATCATTTATACCAACATAAAAAGAGACGGAACGCTTTCCGGGCCGGATATAGAAAACAGTGTTCGGATCGCCGAGGCTTCGGGCCTGCCCGTCATTATTTCCGGAGGAATCGGAGGCGAAGAAGATTTTCGCCGAATATTTGGAAACAAACCGGAAGGCATTGCTGGCATCATCGTTGGCAAGGCCTTGTATGAACAACGCTTTGATCTGAAACGGGTCCTCGCCCTTTACCAGAGCGAAGTGGAAGAAGCGCAAGAGGAGTGGTGA